The Herbiconiux sp. A18JL235 region TCGCGGCTGAAGATGCACATCATCTCGACCGGCTGGTCGTCGGCGCAGCCGAGCCAGTGCGGGATGCGCGTGGCGAATTCCGCCGCCTCGCCCGGCCTCAGCACGAGGTCGTGGTCGCCGAGCAGCAGGCGCAGGTTGCCCGAGAGCACGTAGAGCCATTCGAACCCGTCGTGGGTGCGCTGCATCGGAACCTCACCCGCCACCGGGGTGAGCACCATGCGCACGGTCTGCGTGGGCGAGTTCTCGCGGGAGAGCCAGTAGGTGCTCGCCCCGGGCCTACGGGAGTGCCGGGGCTCGACCCGCGGGTCGGGCACCGCGTCGGAGACGAGGTCGTCGAGGGTCACCTCGAGTGCCGACGCGAGCGGGATGAGCAGGTCGAGGTTCGGCTGCCGCTTGCCCGACTCGAGCCGCGAGAGGGTGCTCACCGAGATTCCCGTCTCGGCTGAGACCTCGGCGAGGGTGGAGTCGCGGTTCACCCGGGCGGCACGAAGTCGGCTGCCGATGCGTTCGGCTCGGGTCGGATCCATGTTGCTATTTCAGCACAGAGCTTTGCGATTCGCCACCATCTCGGCGAGCGTTGGGGCATGACAGAAGACAGCTTCGATGTGATCATCGTCGGCGGCGGCTCCGCCGGGCTCAGCGCGGCCCTCGTGCTCTCACGCGCCAGGAGGAAGGTCGCGGTGATCGATGCCGGACTCCCCCGCAACCGCTTCGCCGCGCACATGCACGGCTTCCTCACCCGCGACGGCATCCCGCCGCTCGAACTGCTCGAACTCGGGCGCGCCGAGGTGGTCGGCTACGGCGCGACCATCGTG contains the following coding sequences:
- a CDS encoding helix-turn-helix domain-containing protein; protein product: MDPTRAERIGSRLRAARVNRDSTLAEVSAETGISVSTLSRLESGKRQPNLDLLIPLASALEVTLDDLVSDAVPDPRVEPRHSRRPGASTYWLSRENSPTQTVRMVLTPVAGEVPMQRTHDGFEWLYVLSGNLRLLLGDHDLVLRPGEAAEFATRIPHWLGCADDQPVEMMCIFSRDGERIHVRAQTEPDRRVGR